A section of the Oncorhynchus keta strain PuntledgeMale-10-30-2019 chromosome 15, Oket_V2, whole genome shotgun sequence genome encodes:
- the LOC127907689 gene encoding uncharacterized protein LOC127907689 encodes MAVKWCSFGFVLLVVFAWCADAQPNLRLPSYNNPQPQITTSTPRQPQWPEPQWPQLQTPQRPEPQRPQLQTPQRPEPQRPQLQTHQRPEPQRPQLQTHQRSEPQGPQLQTLQRPETQRPQLQTPQRPQLQTPQMPQLQTHQRSEPQGPQLQTLQRPEPQRPQLQTQRPEPQRPQLQTQQRPEPQGPQLQTLQRPEPQRPQQQTPQRPEPQRPQQQTSQRPEPQWPQLQTPQRPQQQTPQRPQQQTPHRPESQWPQQQTPQRPDHQGPQLQTPQRHEPQWPQLQTPQRPDHQRPQQQTPQRHEPQWPQLQTPQRPDHQRPQQQTPQRPVIQGPQQQTPQRPVIQGTQQQTPQRHEPQWPQLQTPQRPDHQRPQQQTPQRPESQWPQQQTPQRPVIQGPQQQTPQRPVIQGPQQQTPQRPESQWPQQQTPQRPESQWPQQQTPQRPVIQGPQQQTPQRPVIQGPQQQTQSQTPQRPESQWPQQQTPQRPESQWPQQQTPRVIQGPQQQTPQRPESQWPQQQTPQRPVIQGPQQQTPQRPESQWPQQQTPQRPVIQGPQQQTPQRPESQWPQQQTPQRPESQWPQQQTPQRPVIQGPQQQTPQRPESQWPAVTQTPDQRCQVPVRDIVQCGTPDITPSQCQAIYCCFNGQQCYYGKAVTVQCTRDAQFVVVVARDSTWPKIDIDSISLLGGNDRPCSPVGITSAFAIYQFPVTACGTTIKEESGYVVYENRMASSYNVGVGPRGSITRDSHFELLFQCKYSATAVEALVTEVNTIPAPAPVAAPGPLSVELRLAKGTCDTKGCNDESRSFTLYYTEEDYPITKVLRQPVNVEVRILERKDPNLFLMLEHCWTTSEPSPVSMPQWDLIIEDCSYQNDNYLTTMVPVERSSGLLYPNHYKRFTLEMFTFVDHTLSPQKERIFIHCSTSVCYPTPGVSCEPKCNRQRRDVAAAQRKTIQTAVVSSGEVVLVDKKPVSPSDH; translated from the exons ATGGCAGTGAAGTGGTGTTCCTTTGGGTTTGTGTTGTTGGTAGTGTTCGCATGGTGTGCTGATGCACAGCCTAACTTGAGGCTTCCTTCGTacaacaacccccaaccccaaatTACAACCTCCACGCCTAGACAGCCCCAATGGCCAGAGCCCCAGTGGCCACAGCTGCAGACTCCCCAGAGACCAGAGCCCCAGAGGCCACAGCTGCAGACTCCCCAGAGACCAGAGCCCCAGAGGCCACAGCTGCAGACTCACCAGAGACCAGAGCCCCAGAGGCCACAGCTGCAGACTCACCAGAGGTCAGAGCCACAGGGACCACAACTACAGACTCTCCAGAGGCCAGAGACCCAGAGGCCACAGCTGCAGACTCCCCAGAGGCCACAGCTGCAGACTCCCCAGATGCCACAGCTGCAGACTCACCAGAGGTCAGAGCCACAGGGACCACAACTACAGACTCTCCAGAGACCAGAGCCCCAGAGGCCACAGCTGCAGACTCAGAGACCAGAGCCCCAGAGGCCACAGCTGCAGACTCAGCAGAGGCCAGAGCCCCAGGGACCACAACTACAGACTCTCCAGAGACCAGAGCCCCAGAGGCCACAGCAGCAGACTCCCCAGAGACCAGAGCCCCAGAGGCCACAGCAGCAGACATCCCAGAGACCAGAGCCCCAGTGGCCACAGCTGCAGACTCCTCAGAGGCCACAGCAGCAGACTCCTCAGAGGCCACAGCAGCAGACTCCCCATAGGCCAGAGTCCCAGTGGCCACAGCAGCAGACTCCTCAGAGGCCAGATCACCAGGGGCCACAGCTACAGACTCCCCAGAGGCATGAGCCCCAGTGGCCACAGCTACAGACTCCCCAGAGACCAGATCACCAGAGGCCACAGCAGCAGACTCCCCAGAGGCATGAGCCCCAGTGGCCACAGCTACAGACTCCCCAGAGACCAGATCACCAGAGGCCACAGCAGCAGACTCCCCAGAGACCAGTGATCCAGGGACCACAGCAGCAGACTCCTCAGAGGCCAGTGATCCAGGGGACACAGCAGCAGACTCCTCAGAGGCATGAGCCCCAGTGGCCACAGCTACAGACTCCCCAGAGACCAGATCACCAGAGGCCACAGCAACAGACTCCCCAGCGGCCAGAGTCCCAGTGGCCACAGCAGCAGACTCCTCAGAGGCCAGTGATCCAGGGGCCACAGCAGCAGACTCCTCAGAGGCCAGTGATCCAGGGGCCACAGCAGCAGACTCCCCAGCGGCCAGAGTCGCAGTGGCCACAGCAGCAGACTCCCCAGCGGCCAGAGTCCCAGTGGCCACAGCAGCAGACTCCTCAGAGGCCAGTGATCCAGGGGCCACAGCAGCAGACTCCTCAGAGGCCAGTGATCCAGGGGCCACAGCAGCAGACCCAGTCCCAGACTCCCCAGCGGCCAGAGTCCCAGTGGCCACAGCAGCAGACTCCCCAGCGGCCAGAGTCCCAGTGGCCACAGCAGCAGACTCCCAGAG TGATCCAGGGGCCACAGCAGCAGACTCCCCAGCGGCCAGAGTCCCAGTGGCCACAGCAACAGACTCCTCAGAGGCCAGTGATCCAGGGGCCACAGCAGCAGACTCCCCAGCGGCCAGAGTCCCAGTGGCCACAGCAACAGACTCCTCAGAGGCCAGTGATCCAGGGGCCACAGCAGCAGACTCCCCAGCGGCCAGAGTCCCAGTGGCCACAGCAGCAGACTCCCCAGCGGCCAGAGTCCCAGTGGCCACAGCAGCAGACTCCTCAGAGGCCAGTGATCCAGGGGCCACAGCAGCAGACTCCCCAGCGGCCAGAGTCCCAGTGGCCAGCAGTAACCCAAACTCCAGATCAGAGATGTCAAGTACCGGTTCGGGATATAGTGCAATGTGGAACCCCAGATATTACTCCATCTCAATGTCAGGCTATCTACTGCTGCTTCAATGGACAGCAGTGCTACTATGGGAAGGCAG tGACTGTGCAGTGTACCAGGGATGCTCagtttgtggtggtggtggccagGGATTCCACTTGGCCCAAAATAGACATTGATTCCATCAGTCTGTTGGGGGGAAATGACCGCCCCTGCAGTCCTGTTGGCATCACTTCAGCCTTCGCCATATACCAGTTCCCTGTCACTGCCTGTGGCACCACTATAAAG GAGGAAAGTGGTTATGTGGTTTACGAGAACAGGATGGCATCTTCCTATAACGTGGGGGTGGGACCTCGAGGCTCTATCACCAGGGACAGCCATTTTGA GCTGCTGTTCCAGTGTAAGTACTCTGCCACTGCAGTAGAGGCTCTGGTTACTGAGGTGAACACTATTCCTGCACCCGCTCCTGTTGCTGCTCCGGGACCCCTCAGTGTGGAACTGAGACTGGCCAAAGGAACATGCGACACCAAGGGGTGTAATGACG AGTCGAGATCCTTCACATTGTATTACACTGAGGAAGACTACCCCATCACTAAAGTCTTGAGGCAGCCTGTGAACGTTGAGGTTCGCATCCTGGAGAGGAAGGATCCCAACCTGTTCCTGATGCTGGAGCACTGCTGGACCACCTCTGAGCCCAGCCCTGTCAGCATGCCCCAGTGGGATCTCATCATTGAAGA ttGTTCCTACCAGAATGATAATTACCTGACCACCATGGTCCCTGTGGAACGTTCCTCTGGCCTTCTGTACCCCAACCACTACAAACGCTTTACCCTCGAGATGTTCACCTTTGTGGATCACACCCTGTCTCCCCAGAAAGAGCGG ATTTTCATCCACTGTAGTACATCTGTGTGCTACCCTACTCCAGGGGTCTCCTGTGAACCGAAATGCAACAGGCAAA GGAGAGATGTTGCTGCTGCTCAGAGGAAGACTATACAGACTGCTGTGGTCTCCAGTGGAGAAGTGGTCCTGGTTGACAAAAAGCCTGTCTCCCCTTCAGACCACTAA